From a single Phragmites australis chromosome 7, lpPhrAust1.1, whole genome shotgun sequence genomic region:
- the LOC133924480 gene encoding phosphoglycolate phosphatase 1A, chloroplastic-like — MLLARVSPAFLPSTSSSSPSSSQAPAPSASFGRSSQRRVGGGGGLASSFPAAASPHRAARRYVMAAAGTVPAAKLEDADALIDSVETFIFDCDGVIWKGDKLIDGVPETLDLLRSKGKRLVFVTNNSTKSRKQYGKKFETLGLSVDEEEIFASSFAAAAYLQSIDFPEDKKVYVIGEEGILKELELAGFQYLGGPTDGDKKIELKPGYYMEHDKDVGAVVVGFDRYFNYYKVQYGTLCIRENPGCLFIATNRDAVTHLTDAQEWAGGGSMVGAVLGSTKQEPLVVGKPSTFMMDYLAKKFGITTSQICMVGDRLDTDILFGQNGGCKTLLVLSGVTSLQTLQSPDNSIQPDFYTNQISDFLTLKAATV, encoded by the exons atgCTCCTGGCGCGCGTGTCCCCGGCCTTCCTCCCCtccacctcttcctcctccccatccTCGTCGCAAGCGCCGGCGCCCTCCGCGTCCTTCGGGAGGAGCAGCCAGCggcgcgtcggcggcggcggcggcctggcctcctccttccccgCGGCCGCTTCACCGCACCGCGCGGCGAGGCGGTACGTTATGGCGGCAGCGGGAACGGTCCCGGCGGCGAAGCTCGAGGATGCCGACGCGCTCATCGACTCCGTCGAGACGTTCATCTTCGACTGCGACG GGGTGATCTGGAAGGGCGACAAGCTGATCGACGGCGTGCCGGAGACGCTCGACTTGCTCCGATCAAAG GGAAAGAGGCTGGTGTTCGTGACGAACAACTCGACCAAGTCGAGGAAGCAGTACGGCAAGAAGTTCGAGACGCTGGGACTAAGTGTCGATGAG GAAGAGATCTTCGCCTCATCCTTCGCAGCTGCCGCGTACCTGCAGTCCATCGatttccccgaggacaagaag gtttatgtcattgGAGAGGAAGGGATCCTGAAGGAGCTGGAGCTGGCTGGATTTCAGTACCTCGGTGGACCC ACAGATGGAGACAAGAAGATAGAGCTGAAGCCTGGTTATTACATGGAGCATGACAAAGAT GTCGGGGCAGTTGTGGTCGGATTTGATCGCTACTTTAACTACTACAAAGTTCA GTACGGGACACTCTGCATACGTGAGAATCCAGGGTGCCTTTTCATTGCGACAAACAGGGACGCCGTCACCCATCTTACTGATGCCCAAGAATGGGCAG GTGGCGGATCAATGGTTGGTGCTGTACTTGGCTCAACTAAACAAGAACCTCTCGTTGTCGGGAAGCCATCGACTTTCATGATGGACTATCTGGCAAAAAA GTTCGGAATCACAACATCCCAGATATGCATGGTGGGTGACCGGTTGGATACTGACATCTTGTTTGGCCAAAATGGAGGCTGCAAAACTCTCCTTGTTCTCTCAG GTGTGACTTCTCTTCAGACGCTTCAGAGCCCCGACAACTCGATCCAGCCAGATTTCTACACAAACCAGATCTCTGATTTCCTCACACTGAAGGCAGCAACAGTCTGA